A window of the Thalassospira indica genome harbors these coding sequences:
- a CDS encoding VOC family protein, protein MEQRVSLITLGVADLDRSRRFYEGGLGWQMTEMVEGQVVFYQLSNGLALGLFGREALKEDGQFDDDTGASFAGLTLAYNARSEEEVDQVMAEAEKAGAKIQKPAEKVFWGGYSGYFRDPDGHAWEVAFNPFWEIDDKGNLHIPSQKTE, encoded by the coding sequence ATGGAACAGCGTGTTTCGCTGATTACTCTGGGTGTTGCGGATCTGGATCGATCGCGGCGTTTTTACGAAGGTGGCCTTGGTTGGCAGATGACCGAAATGGTTGAAGGGCAAGTAGTGTTTTACCAGCTGTCCAATGGTTTGGCCCTTGGTCTGTTCGGGCGCGAAGCGCTTAAGGAAGACGGGCAGTTTGATGACGACACAGGTGCCAGTTTTGCCGGGCTGACGCTGGCTTATAACGCGCGCAGCGAAGAAGAAGTCGATCAGGTTATGGCAGAGGCTGAGAAGGCCGGGGCCAAAATCCAGAAGCCTGCCGAAAAGGTCTTTTGGGGTGGGTATTCCGGTTATTTTCGTGATCCGGATGGCCATGCGTGGGAAGTGGCGTTTAATCCGTTCTGGGAAATTGATGACAAGGGCAATCTGCACATCCCGTCACAGAAAACCGAGTAG
- a CDS encoding Crp/Fnr family transcriptional regulator, whose product MSWIDQFPGLSRLPDAIRSYLVEESKIVTVPANTVIFGPGKSPEHLLLLLDGTVRVQQTSDTGREIVLYRVHAGESCVLTTACLLAYEDYSAEGIAETETRAVAIPRKVFDKLVSDSIEFRQFVFTAYSKRITDLFMVIEEIAFQKLDIRLAHKLIELAGDNDTVSATHQKLAVELGSAREVISRQLQEFQRRGWIEQSRGTIRLIDRAELEKLAQS is encoded by the coding sequence TTGAGTTGGATCGACCAGTTTCCGGGTCTGTCACGTTTGCCCGATGCCATCCGATCCTACCTTGTCGAAGAAAGCAAGATCGTCACCGTTCCGGCCAATACGGTCATTTTCGGACCGGGAAAATCGCCGGAGCACCTGCTGTTGCTACTTGATGGCACTGTGCGTGTGCAGCAGACATCCGATACCGGTCGTGAAATCGTTCTTTATCGGGTTCATGCGGGCGAAAGCTGCGTTCTGACCACGGCCTGCCTTCTGGCCTATGAGGATTACTCGGCCGAGGGGATTGCTGAAACCGAAACCCGTGCGGTGGCGATCCCGCGCAAGGTGTTTGACAAGCTTGTCTCGGACTCAATCGAGTTCCGCCAGTTCGTTTTTACCGCCTATTCAAAGCGCATCACCGACCTGTTCATGGTGATCGAGGAAATCGCGTTCCAGAAGCTTGATATCCGTCTGGCCCACAAGCTGATCGAACTGGCCGGGGACAATGATACGGTGTCGGCAACCCATCAGAAACTGGCCGTCGAACTCGGTTCTGCCCGTGAAGTGATTTCGCGACAGCTTCAGGAATTCCAGCGTCGCGGCTGGATCGAACAATCACGCGGCACCATCCGGCTGATTGATCGCGCGGAATTGGAAAAACTGGCGCAGAGCTAG
- a CDS encoding MBL fold metallo-hydrolase, producing MSAYPVNMSVKPEVTAFFDEDTNTISYVVKDPESNACAVVDSVMDIDYAAGRITFTHADNIIAFIKDNGLKLEWIIETHVHADHLSAAPYIQQKLGGKLGIGSKITVVQDTFGKVFNEGTEFQRDGSQFDRLFEDGDTYQVGSMTCFAIYTPGHTPACMVHVMGDAAFVGDTLFMPDGGSARADFPGGDAGTLYDSIQKLLALPDDMRLFMCHDYGPNGREIKWETTVGEEKKHNIHVGEGKTREDFIKFRTERDAQLDMPRLIIPSLQVNMRAGQVPTDSSGKKMLKVPVNGL from the coding sequence ATGTCTGCATACCCGGTCAATATGTCCGTAAAACCCGAAGTTACGGCCTTTTTCGACGAAGACACCAACACGATCAGCTATGTGGTCAAGGACCCGGAAAGCAACGCCTGTGCGGTTGTCGATTCCGTGATGGATATCGATTATGCAGCGGGTCGGATCACCTTTACCCACGCCGATAACATCATTGCCTTTATCAAGGATAACGGCCTGAAACTGGAATGGATCATCGAGACCCATGTCCATGCCGACCACTTGTCGGCAGCACCCTATATTCAGCAAAAGCTCGGCGGCAAGCTTGGCATCGGCAGCAAGATTACCGTTGTGCAGGACACGTTTGGCAAGGTGTTTAACGAAGGCACCGAATTCCAGCGCGATGGCAGCCAGTTTGATCGCCTGTTTGAAGATGGCGATACCTATCAGGTTGGCTCCATGACCTGCTTTGCCATCTATACCCCGGGCCACACCCCGGCCTGCATGGTGCATGTCATGGGCGATGCCGCCTTTGTCGGCGATACCCTGTTCATGCCTGATGGCGGATCGGCCCGTGCCGACTTCCCGGGCGGTGATGCCGGGACGCTTTATGACAGCATTCAGAAGCTTCTGGCCCTGCCGGACGATATGCGTCTGTTCATGTGCCACGACTACGGCCCCAACGGTCGCGAGATCAAGTGGGAGACCACCGTCGGCGAAGAGAAAAAACACAACATCCACGTTGGTGAAGGCAAGACCCGCGAAGACTTCATCAAGTTCCGCACCGAGCGTGATGCCCAGCTTGATATGCCGCGTCTGATCATCCCGTCGCTTCAGGTCAATATGCGCGCCGGTCAGGTGCCGACGGATAGCAGCGGCAAAAAAATGCTGAAAGTCCCGGTAAACGGGCTCTGA
- a CDS encoding bifunctional protein tyrosine phosphatase family protein/NAD(P)/FAD-dependent oxidoreductase has translation MEIKTISNGFSVSPQIVADDIKEIAKRGFRSIVCNRPDGEGADQPTFEEISNAAKEAGLEVRYQPIVSGKVSDDDARDFGRLYDELPKPVFAYCRTGTRSTTLWSLSQAAHLDTSEILRATKAAGYDMGGVVRRIVNGGKTPTDQGDAKYDVVIIGGGAAGISVASSLIARRSGLEIAVIDPADIHYYQPGWTMVGGGVFEASTTAQTMGSLIPKGVHWIKAAVAAFEPQDDAVILDGCRVVKYDRLIVCPGLKLDWNRVEGLVETLGRNGVTSNYRYDLAPYTWELVSSMREGKAIFTQPPMPIKCAGAPQKAMYLSADHWHRTGVLKNIDIDFCNAGGVLFGVKDYVPALESYVKKYDAHLDFFHNLVAIDGQAKKAWFDVAKPDTKVERVEKSFDMIHVCPPQVAPDFIRVSPLADAAGWVDVDQATLRHKSFTNIWSLGDVMNAPNAKTAAAARKQAPVVAENVVADIDGKSPVAQYDGYGSCPLTVERGRIVLAEFGYGGTLLPSFPKWLIDGTKPSHLAWLLKEKLLPPIYWKAMLRGKEWLAKPEKVTGT, from the coding sequence ATGGAAATCAAAACAATAAGCAACGGGTTCTCAGTCAGTCCGCAGATCGTTGCAGACGATATCAAGGAAATCGCCAAGCGCGGCTTCCGGTCCATCGTCTGTAACCGGCCGGACGGCGAGGGCGCCGATCAGCCAACCTTTGAAGAGATTTCAAACGCGGCCAAGGAAGCCGGGCTTGAGGTTCGCTATCAGCCGATTGTTTCGGGCAAGGTCAGCGATGATGACGCCCGCGACTTTGGTCGCCTTTATGATGAATTGCCCAAGCCGGTCTTTGCCTATTGCCGCACCGGCACCCGTTCAACGACACTTTGGTCGCTGAGCCAGGCTGCGCATCTTGATACCAGCGAAATCCTTCGCGCCACCAAGGCGGCCGGTTACGACATGGGCGGGGTTGTTCGCCGGATTGTCAATGGCGGTAAAACGCCGACCGATCAGGGCGATGCAAAATATGACGTCGTGATCATCGGTGGCGGTGCTGCCGGTATTTCTGTGGCATCCAGCTTGATCGCGCGTCGTTCGGGGCTTGAGATCGCAGTAATCGACCCGGCCGATATCCACTATTACCAGCCGGGCTGGACCATGGTTGGTGGTGGCGTGTTTGAAGCCAGCACGACAGCCCAGACCATGGGATCGCTGATCCCCAAGGGCGTGCACTGGATCAAGGCGGCGGTGGCCGCGTTTGAGCCGCAAGACGATGCTGTCATCCTTGATGGCTGCCGGGTGGTCAAATATGACCGTCTGATCGTTTGTCCGGGACTGAAGCTTGACTGGAACCGGGTTGAAGGTCTGGTCGAGACGCTCGGTCGTAATGGTGTGACGTCGAACTATCGTTATGACCTTGCCCCTTACACGTGGGAACTGGTTTCCTCGATGCGTGAAGGCAAGGCGATCTTCACTCAGCCACCCATGCCGATCAAATGTGCCGGTGCGCCGCAAAAGGCGATGTACCTTTCGGCTGATCACTGGCATCGCACCGGTGTTCTGAAGAACATTGATATCGATTTCTGCAATGCCGGTGGGGTTCTGTTCGGGGTTAAGGACTATGTCCCGGCGCTTGAAAGCTATGTGAAGAAATACGATGCACATCTCGATTTCTTCCACAATCTGGTGGCGATTGACGGGCAGGCGAAAAAGGCCTGGTTCGATGTGGCCAAACCCGACACCAAGGTCGAACGCGTTGAGAAGTCCTTTGACATGATCCATGTCTGCCCGCCGCAGGTGGCACCGGACTTCATTCGCGTTTCGCCGCTGGCAGATGCTGCTGGCTGGGTGGATGTCGATCAGGCGACCCTTCGCCACAAGTCATTTACAAACATCTGGTCGCTGGGTGATGTGATGAATGCGCCCAATGCCAAAACGGCTGCTGCGGCCCGCAAACAGGCCCCGGTTGTTGCCGAAAACGTGGTTGCCGATATCGATGGCAAATCCCCAGTCGCGCAGTATGACGGTTATGGGTCCTGCCCGCTCACCGTGGAACGTGGCCGCATCGTTCTGGCTGAATTCGGGTATGGCGGGACACTTTTGCCGTCCTTCCCGAAGTGGCTGATTGATGGCACCAAACCTTCGCACCTTGCCTGGTTGCTTAAGGAAAAGCTGCTGCCGCCGATCTATTGGAAGGCAATGCTGCGCGGCAAGGAATGGCTGGCCAAGCCTGAAAAAGTTACCGGCACCTAA
- a CDS encoding SulP family inorganic anion transporter — MRFKMLRKYVPIFDWGQTYDRTAFGNDMIAAVIVTIMLIPQSLAYALLAGLPPEAGLYASIAPIILYAIFGTSRALAVGPVAVVSLMTAAAVGNIAETGTMGYALAALTLAALSGAILLAMGVFKLGFLANFLSHPVIAGFITASGMIIAASQLKHILGVDAGGHNLWEIVTSLIAHIPETNQTTLIIGICATGFLFWVRKGLKPTLRKLGLGVRMADVLTKAGPVFAVFATTAATWYLGLADKGVKIVGEVPQSLPPLTMPDFSPGLMADLLVPAILISVIGFVESISVAQTLAAKRRQRINPDQELIGLGAANIGAAFTGGYPVTGGFARSVVNFDAGAQTPAAGAFTAVGLAIAAVALTPLVYFLPKATLAATIIVAVLSLVDFSILKTSWQYSKADFIAVLATILLTLGLGVEVGVTAGVVLSIGLFLYKTSRPHIAEVGLVPDTQHFRNILRHKVITHPSVLTIRIDESLYFANARYLEDYLYDRVVGCKNLKHVVLMCSAVNEIDLSALESLEAINHRLEEMGISLHMSEVKGPVMDRLKKTHFLDELTGEVFLSQFEAVSKLTDGQVAETPPSTEPKIKLV; from the coding sequence ATGCGTTTCAAAATGCTTCGGAAATATGTCCCGATTTTTGACTGGGGACAGACCTATGACAGGACGGCCTTTGGCAATGACATGATTGCAGCCGTGATCGTGACGATCATGCTGATCCCGCAATCGCTTGCCTATGCGTTGCTGGCCGGTCTGCCGCCCGAGGCGGGGCTTTATGCCTCCATCGCGCCGATCATTCTTTATGCCATCTTTGGCACCAGCCGCGCGCTTGCGGTCGGTCCGGTTGCGGTTGTTTCCCTGATGACGGCGGCAGCCGTGGGCAATATTGCCGAAACCGGCACCATGGGCTATGCACTGGCCGCCCTGACGCTTGCCGCCCTGTCCGGGGCGATCCTGCTTGCGATGGGGGTGTTCAAGCTGGGCTTTCTGGCCAACTTCCTCTCCCACCCGGTGATTGCCGGTTTCATCACAGCATCGGGCATGATCATTGCTGCCAGTCAGCTCAAACACATCCTTGGTGTGGATGCCGGTGGCCATAACCTTTGGGAAATTGTCACCTCCCTGATTGCCCATATCCCGGAAACCAATCAGACGACCCTGATCATCGGCATTTGCGCCACGGGCTTTCTGTTCTGGGTGCGCAAGGGCCTTAAACCCACTTTACGTAAACTTGGCCTTGGCGTGCGGATGGCTGATGTCCTGACCAAGGCGGGTCCGGTCTTTGCTGTGTTCGCGACTACGGCGGCGACCTGGTATCTTGGTCTGGCTGATAAAGGGGTCAAGATCGTGGGCGAGGTACCGCAAAGCCTGCCGCCGCTCACCATGCCGGACTTCAGCCCGGGGCTGATGGCCGATCTTCTGGTACCCGCGATCCTCATTTCTGTGATCGGATTTGTTGAATCGATCTCTGTCGCGCAGACACTTGCCGCCAAGCGCCGTCAACGCATCAACCCGGATCAGGAACTGATTGGTCTGGGGGCGGCCAATATTGGGGCGGCCTTTACGGGCGGTTATCCGGTGACGGGTGGTTTTGCCCGCTCGGTCGTGAACTTTGATGCCGGGGCGCAGACACCTGCTGCCGGTGCCTTTACCGCCGTTGGTTTGGCGATTGCTGCCGTGGCGCTGACGCCGCTGGTTTATTTCCTGCCCAAAGCTACCCTTGCCGCGACCATCATTGTTGCGGTGCTGTCGCTGGTCGATTTCTCGATCCTGAAAACCAGCTGGCAATATTCCAAGGCAGATTTCATTGCGGTTCTGGCCACCATCCTTCTGACCCTTGGTCTTGGGGTCGAGGTCGGGGTGACCGCCGGCGTTGTTCTGTCGATCGGGCTGTTTTTGTATAAAACATCGCGCCCGCATATTGCCGAGGTCGGCCTTGTGCCGGACACCCAGCATTTCCGCAACATCCTGCGCCACAAGGTCATCACCCATCCGTCGGTTCTGACGATCCGGATTGATGAAAGCCTCTATTTCGCCAATGCCCGATACCTCGAGGATTACCTCTATGACCGGGTGGTCGGGTGCAAGAACCTCAAACATGTGGTTCTGATGTGCTCGGCTGTGAACGAGATTGATCTAAGCGCGCTTGAATCGCTTGAGGCGATCAATCACCGGCTTGAGGAAATGGGGATTTCCCTTCACATGTCCGAGGTCAAAGGCCCGGTCATGGACCGACTGAAAAAGACCCACTTCCTTGATGAACTGACCGGCGAGGTTTTCCTGTCCCAGTTCGAAGCTGTTTCGAAACTGACAGACGGGCAGGTGGCGGAAACACCACCAAGCACCGAACCCAAAATCAAACTGGTCTAG
- a CDS encoding benzoate/H(+) symporter BenE family transporter, which yields MLRDISPQSIFMGLLAGFVGSASSFAVVLQGLTGVGASPEQAASGLMALSISMGLCAIVLSLKTRLPISIAWSTPGAALLATSGAIEGGFAVAVGAFIVCAILIIISGVWKPLGRAVAGIPAPLANAMLAGVLLGLCLAPVKAVAFDPLLGLPIVIAWIVMGRFNRLLAIPAALLAFVAVMVFGIEFPENALADLGGAIAPPVEFVMPEFTLAGLVGIALPLFIVTMASQNIPGTAVLRANDYDTPPGPLFTVTGIFSLLSAPFGGHAVNLAAITAALCAGKDAHPDPAKRYWAAISGGVFYIVFGLLAGLVTAFISLAPGILIEAVAGLALIGAFAGSAVAAFKDEDGREAAAVTFIVTAAGLTFYGISGAFWGLLAGGLIYFLTHLRNGKKKPD from the coding sequence ATGCTGCGTGATATTTCGCCCCAAAGTATTTTCATGGGCCTGCTGGCCGGTTTTGTTGGCTCTGCCAGTTCGTTTGCGGTTGTGCTGCAAGGCCTTACCGGCGTTGGTGCCAGCCCGGAACAGGCGGCATCGGGCCTGATGGCGCTTTCCATTTCGATGGGCCTGTGTGCGATTGTTTTATCCCTTAAAACCCGCCTTCCGATCAGCATCGCCTGGTCCACACCCGGTGCGGCCCTTCTGGCGACATCCGGTGCCATTGAGGGCGGCTTTGCGGTTGCCGTTGGCGCGTTCATCGTTTGCGCCATCCTGATTATCATCAGTGGCGTTTGGAAGCCGCTTGGCCGCGCGGTTGCTGGTATCCCTGCCCCCTTGGCAAACGCGATGCTGGCCGGTGTTTTGCTGGGTCTGTGCCTTGCCCCGGTCAAGGCGGTTGCCTTTGATCCGTTGCTTGGTCTTCCGATTGTGATTGCATGGATTGTCATGGGCCGGTTCAACCGGTTGCTTGCCATCCCGGCCGCTTTGTTGGCCTTTGTTGCCGTGATGGTTTTCGGCATCGAGTTCCCTGAAAATGCGCTTGCCGATCTTGGCGGAGCGATTGCGCCGCCCGTTGAATTCGTCATGCCGGAATTCACATTGGCCGGACTGGTCGGCATTGCCTTGCCGCTTTTCATCGTCACCATGGCATCACAAAACATTCCGGGCACAGCGGTTCTGCGTGCCAATGATTATGATACCCCGCCGGGGCCGCTCTTTACCGTGACCGGGATCTTCTCGTTACTTTCAGCCCCGTTTGGTGGGCATGCGGTAAACCTTGCGGCGATCACCGCTGCCCTTTGCGCAGGCAAAGATGCCCATCCAGATCCGGCCAAACGGTATTGGGCCGCTATTTCGGGCGGTGTTTTCTATATCGTGTTTGGCCTTTTGGCCGGGCTGGTTACGGCGTTTATCAGTCTGGCACCGGGCATCCTGATCGAGGCGGTTGCAGGTCTCGCCCTGATTGGGGCATTCGCCGGATCAGCCGTTGCGGCCTTCAAGGACGAAGACGGACGTGAAGCGGCCGCAGTGACCTTTATCGTCACCGCAGCTGGCCTGACATTCTATGGGATCTCGGGTGCGTTCTGGGGCTTGCTGGCCGGTGGTTTGATTTACTTCCTGACCCATCTGCGCAATGGCAAAAAGAAACCGGACTGA
- a CDS encoding peroxiredoxin — MTVSPQIRVGLPRINEPAPDFTAPTTDGVRALSDYRGKWLVLFSHPADFTPVCTTEFIAFAKHADQFAKRNCELLGLSIDSTHSHIAWMRNIQQNFGVEIQFPIISDLKMEVAQAYGMIHPGAGDTSAVRATFIIDPDGMLRAMVYYPMSNGRSITECLRMIDAMQTSDKNGVATPEGWKPGDKVIVPPAHTAKAAAERASNPAYDYVDFYFCTKSL; from the coding sequence ATGACTGTATCCCCCCAGATTCGTGTCGGTCTGCCGCGGATCAATGAACCCGCACCGGATTTTACGGCCCCGACCACCGATGGTGTCAGAGCCCTTTCAGACTATCGCGGCAAATGGCTTGTCCTGTTTTCCCATCCTGCTGATTTCACCCCGGTTTGCACGACCGAATTTATCGCCTTTGCCAAACATGCCGACCAATTCGCCAAGCGTAATTGCGAATTGCTGGGCCTGTCGATTGACAGCACCCATTCGCACATCGCCTGGATGCGTAACATCCAGCAGAATTTCGGTGTGGAAATCCAGTTTCCGATTATTTCAGACTTGAAGATGGAAGTCGCCCAGGCCTATGGCATGATCCATCCGGGGGCGGGGGACACATCTGCTGTGCGTGCGACCTTCATCATTGACCCGGATGGCATGTTGCGCGCCATGGTCTATTACCCGATGAGCAACGGGCGCTCCATTACCGAATGCCTGCGCATGATCGACGCCATGCAGACCAGTGACAAGAACGGCGTTGCCACGCCAGAAGGCTGGAAACCGGGCGACAAGGTTATTGTTCCGCCGGCCCATACCGCCAAGGCCGCCGCAGAACGCGCATCCAATCCCGCCTATGATTATGTGGACTTCTATTTCTGCACAAAGTCCCTCTGA
- a CDS encoding peptidoglycan -binding protein, with protein MIGLSRRRNRDVNTWPGFVDALATLLMVIIFLLMIFVIAQVYLGAALSGRDEALSDLTAQVNELTNLLSLERGNNQRMELELTQLTTELSNTADQRDDLRARAATLADQLAAAELSTDEIEQKLLAALASLEDKEAELTELRETTGEKITDQETRIDELSALLASRAAELEEQKNLSDEAKAQVAALNQQMLALRQQLARIEAALETSERENEEKDAQIVNLGNRLNAALATKVAELQRYRSEFFGRLREVLGDRQDIRVVGDRFVFQSEVLFGSGEAELGEEGKDQLAKLGETLTTIAADIPDDIDWVMRVDGHTDKVPIRNLQFASNWELSAARAISVVKFLIDQGVPPNRLVAAGFGEYQPLDNRDDEIAYRRNRRIEFKITER; from the coding sequence ATGATCGGGCTTTCGCGCCGTCGTAACCGCGATGTAAATACCTGGCCGGGCTTTGTTGATGCGCTTGCCACACTTTTGATGGTGATCATCTTTCTTCTGATGATCTTTGTCATTGCACAGGTGTATCTGGGTGCAGCCCTTTCCGGGCGTGACGAGGCGCTAAGCGATCTGACCGCCCAGGTTAACGAGCTGACCAACTTGCTGTCGCTTGAGCGTGGCAACAATCAGCGTATGGAACTCGAACTCACCCAGTTAACAACCGAGCTTTCCAATACCGCTGATCAGCGTGATGATCTGCGTGCACGCGCTGCCACCCTTGCCGATCAGTTGGCGGCGGCTGAACTTTCAACTGACGAAATCGAACAGAAACTTTTGGCCGCCCTGGCATCGCTTGAAGACAAGGAAGCCGAACTGACCGAGCTTCGCGAAACCACGGGTGAAAAGATCACCGATCAGGAAACCCGCATTGACGAGCTTTCGGCCCTTCTGGCATCGCGCGCAGCCGAGTTGGAAGAACAAAAGAACCTGAGTGACGAAGCCAAGGCACAGGTCGCGGCGCTTAATCAGCAGATGTTGGCCCTGCGCCAACAACTCGCACGGATCGAAGCAGCCCTTGAAACGTCCGAACGCGAGAACGAGGAAAAGGACGCCCAGATCGTCAATCTTGGCAATCGCCTGAATGCGGCCCTTGCCACCAAGGTTGCCGAGTTGCAGCGATATCGTTCTGAATTCTTTGGCCGCCTGCGTGAAGTGTTGGGTGATCGTCAGGATATCCGCGTGGTGGGTGACCGCTTTGTCTTCCAGTCCGAAGTGCTGTTTGGATCGGGTGAGGCAGAGCTTGGCGAAGAAGGCAAGGATCAGTTGGCCAAACTGGGCGAAACGCTGACCACGATTGCCGCCGACATTCCCGATGACATCGACTGGGTGATGCGCGTTGATGGCCATACCGACAAGGTGCCGATCCGAAACCTTCAGTTCGCCTCGAACTGGGAGCTTTCGGCTGCACGTGCGATTTCAGTGGTGAAGTTCCTGATCGATCAGGGCGTCCCACCGAACCGTCTGGTTGCCGCAGGTTTTGGCGAGTATCAGCCGCTTGATAACCGCGATGATGAAATCGCCTATCGCCGCAACCGCCGCATCGAGTTCAAGATTACCGAGCGGTAA
- a CDS encoding OmpA family protein — MMGYSKISVLAMTAALGTTVFFASNASAQQYSPVSNDSSVQVNWDVADGYGGQPTVPQYLSPTVSRDHIVMPGADLIFPETRPKSTFLAAEQFASATGNAGYDGGFETVVIDGSSGGGNAFPTQSEFYGVPGVVPNANQRVADMDDGANQTIALTQPEPTAAPRSKPVAPPVTESSASNAPTPLTKPTPAPEPAPTVAPAAPEPTPAAPTTSPATETAEVSDAPVAPPAPVEQNNAAPAPAAPKVAPISDTPAPPAAPAPDTTQPATEMAEPAPAPTVPPAPAEEASIPPETSAPAAMPATGGDEYSLGFAADSFELSAAAKSQLDSVIATMGQDEDLRIQLQAYAQGDGANASKARRLSLSRALQVRSYLIDRGVRSTRIDVRALGANVPSGPADRVDIKTVQR; from the coding sequence ATGATGGGGTATTCCAAGATTTCGGTGCTTGCGATGACGGCTGCACTGGGCACAACCGTGTTCTTTGCGTCAAACGCATCGGCGCAACAATACTCCCCCGTTTCGAATGACAGCAGCGTTCAGGTAAACTGGGACGTTGCAGATGGCTATGGAGGGCAGCCGACCGTTCCGCAATATCTGTCTCCCACCGTTTCACGCGATCATATCGTCATGCCGGGCGCTGATCTGATTTTCCCGGAAACCCGACCGAAATCGACATTCCTCGCCGCTGAACAATTTGCCAGTGCTACCGGCAACGCTGGCTATGACGGCGGGTTTGAAACCGTTGTCATCGACGGATCAAGTGGCGGCGGCAATGCCTTCCCGACCCAATCAGAATTTTATGGCGTTCCTGGCGTCGTCCCAAATGCAAACCAGCGTGTCGCGGACATGGACGATGGCGCAAACCAGACCATTGCGCTGACCCAGCCGGAACCGACCGCCGCACCGCGCAGCAAACCGGTTGCACCACCTGTGACTGAAAGCAGCGCATCGAACGCACCGACGCCGCTGACCAAGCCTACTCCGGCACCGGAGCCTGCGCCGACTGTCGCACCGGCGGCACCGGAACCAACCCCGGCGGCCCCGACCACTTCCCCGGCGACCGAGACGGCAGAAGTATCTGATGCCCCTGTGGCACCGCCCGCCCCGGTCGAGCAAAACAACGCAGCACCCGCACCGGCAGCACCGAAAGTCGCACCGATTTCCGACACACCTGCGCCCCCGGCAGCCCCTGCACCAGACACCACCCAGCCTGCGACCGAGATGGCAGAACCGGCCCCCGCGCCGACTGTGCCACCGGCACCGGCTGAAGAAGCATCCATCCCGCCAGAAACCTCTGCACCGGCTGCAATGCCGGCCACCGGTGGCGATGAATACAGCCTTGGCTTTGCCGCTGACAGCTTCGAGCTGAGTGCGGCCGCCAAAAGCCAGCTCGACAGCGTGATCGCAACGATGGGGCAGGATGAAGATCTTCGAATTCAGTTGCAGGCCTATGCGCAGGGTGACGGGGCGAATGCCTCCAAGGCGCGCCGTCTGTCGCTGTCACGCGCGCTTCAGGTGCGTTCCTATCTGATTGACAGGGGTGTGCGCTCCACGCGCATTGATGTTCGTGCCCTAGGTGCGAATGTTCCGTCCGGCCCCGCAGATCGCGTCGATATCAAAACCGTTCAACGCTAG
- a CDS encoding inositol monophosphatase family protein — MRGAARRSANINVMYKAVEKAAYGLKRDFGEVENLQVSMKGPADFVSAADHRAEKRLREELERSRPGYGFLMEEGGEIKGTDPEHRWIIDPLDGTTNFLHGIPHFAISVALQKGDEIIAGMIYDVAKDECFWAEKGVGAFLDNRRLRVSGRRRLNECVLACGVPHLGHGDHAVFEKQLHSVMDRCAGVRRMGAAALDMAYVAAGRYDGYWESHLNAWDIAAGIILISEAGGYIRDDKGGTNMLGTGSVVAANDYIQPVLAKTLKKAIAG, encoded by the coding sequence GTGCGAGGCGCCGCCCGTCGTTCTGCGAACATCAATGTGATGTACAAGGCTGTCGAAAAGGCAGCCTACGGACTGAAACGCGACTTCGGTGAAGTCGAGAACCTTCAGGTTTCGATGAAAGGCCCGGCAGATTTCGTATCTGCGGCTGATCACCGTGCCGAAAAACGCCTGCGTGAAGAGCTTGAGCGTTCCCGCCCCGGTTATGGCTTCCTTATGGAAGAAGGTGGCGAGATCAAGGGCACCGATCCTGAACACCGCTGGATCATTGATCCGCTTGATGGCACCACCAACTTTCTGCATGGCATCCCGCATTTTGCGATTTCGGTTGCCCTGCAGAAGGGTGACGAAATCATTGCCGGCATGATCTATGACGTCGCCAAGGACGAATGCTTCTGGGCGGAAAAGGGCGTTGGTGCGTTTCTTGATAACCGCCGCCTGCGCGTTTCGGGCCGTCGTCGTCTGAACGAATGCGTTCTGGCATGCGGTGTTCCGCATCTTGGTCATGGTGATCACGCGGTATTTGAAAAGCAGCTGCACTCGGTCATGGATCGTTGTGCCGGCGTGCGTCGTATGGGGGCCGCGGCCCTTGATATGGCCTATGTCGCGGCCGGTCGTTATGACGGTTATTGGGAATCCCACCTTAATGCGTGGGATATTGCAGCCGGGATTATCCTGATCTCCGAAGCTGGCGGTTATATCCGCGATGACAAAGGCGGCACCAACATGCTTGGTACCGGCAGCGTCGTTGCAGCCAATGACTATATCCAGCCGGTGCTGGCCAAAACGCTTAAAAAGGCAATCGCGGGCTAA